Proteins encoded together in one Litoribrevibacter albus window:
- the recD gene encoding exodeoxyribonuclease V subunit alpha → MQNPNTQLKSQFDMRQSGVLSALSYLTEQALIRPLDLEFARFLWSQEIKHNSNLASAEASQRAELCAKYGALVSVYLGKGHVCVQLESLISGPTHPFLDTEKTSYRQLASLDQDLLSLLAFNIDELPLLADCISVSYEPIKPLMLEKSQQGQVTRMYLNRYWHYEEGIAKFVRKGQSIKVDDVALANILDGLFPSTADGSVDYQKLAAAVALTTSMSVITGGPGTGKTYTVVRILAALIQYHHAQVADENADKLPVIKLAAPTGKAAARMLESIRGAVDTLPLDETQKAAFPDSASTLHRLLGPKPLDANFKHNQKNPLHLDILIVDEASMIDLPMMAKLLDAMPGHGRLVLLGDRDQLASVEAGAVLNDLCQSLGAYSKARAEQLQRLTGFSVDMSVDAKPYGMQDSLAWLRVSRRFGEHSGIGHLAKAINDGLAHKVNSVLHDASFSDVESIEYSQAEYSVLLTDIAKAYQSYISFAKQQSYEDALTAFSEVRLLCALREGDFGVNGLNKAIEDRLSNYGVIDRLVETDAGVMQSDWYIGRPVMVTRNDHALGLYNGDIGVVMTDAEHRLRVYFDSAEGLKAVLPSRMPEHETAYAMTVHKSQGSEFDHTYFVLPDRLNPVLTRELVYTGVTRAKTKLTMMYEPQVLSDAVAQRVQRFSGLQEKLKY, encoded by the coding sequence ATGCAAAATCCGAATACTCAGCTGAAGAGTCAATTCGATATGCGCCAATCCGGCGTATTGAGTGCGTTAAGCTATCTCACGGAGCAAGCACTCATTCGACCATTGGACTTGGAGTTTGCTCGTTTTCTCTGGTCACAAGAAATCAAACACAACAGCAACTTAGCATCAGCGGAAGCTTCTCAACGTGCAGAGTTGTGCGCGAAGTACGGGGCGCTTGTGAGTGTTTATCTTGGAAAAGGCCATGTGTGCGTTCAGTTGGAATCATTGATTTCAGGCCCGACTCATCCGTTTCTGGATACAGAAAAAACCTCCTATAGACAATTGGCGTCCCTGGATCAGGATTTACTTTCGCTGCTGGCGTTTAACATCGATGAACTGCCTTTGCTGGCAGATTGTATAAGTGTGTCTTACGAGCCGATCAAACCTTTAATGCTTGAAAAAAGTCAGCAGGGGCAAGTGACTCGGATGTATCTCAATCGGTACTGGCATTATGAGGAAGGTATTGCCAAGTTTGTTCGCAAAGGGCAGAGCATCAAGGTGGATGACGTTGCTCTTGCCAACATTCTGGATGGGTTATTTCCGTCTACTGCTGATGGTTCGGTGGATTACCAGAAACTGGCTGCTGCTGTTGCGTTAACGACCTCTATGTCGGTGATTACGGGTGGGCCTGGTACAGGAAAGACCTATACGGTTGTTCGTATTCTAGCAGCACTGATTCAATACCATCATGCACAGGTAGCGGATGAGAATGCCGATAAACTCCCGGTTATCAAATTGGCTGCGCCAACGGGTAAGGCTGCGGCTCGAATGTTGGAGTCTATTCGTGGCGCTGTGGATACTTTACCTTTAGATGAGACGCAAAAGGCCGCTTTTCCTGACTCTGCCAGCACCTTACATCGTTTACTGGGACCCAAGCCTTTAGATGCGAACTTCAAACACAATCAGAAAAACCCTCTGCATCTGGATATTTTGATTGTTGATGAGGCATCAATGATTGACCTTCCTATGATGGCAAAACTTCTCGATGCTATGCCTGGTCATGGCCGATTGGTGTTGCTTGGCGACAGAGATCAGTTGGCGTCTGTAGAAGCCGGTGCTGTACTCAATGATTTGTGCCAATCGTTAGGTGCATACAGCAAAGCTAGGGCAGAGCAACTACAGCGATTGACCGGGTTCTCGGTGGACATGAGTGTCGATGCAAAGCCCTACGGTATGCAGGATTCCTTAGCCTGGTTGAGAGTCAGTCGTCGTTTTGGAGAGCATTCTGGTATTGGGCATTTGGCGAAGGCCATCAATGATGGGCTCGCACATAAGGTGAATTCTGTATTGCATGATGCTTCATTCAGTGATGTTGAGTCCATCGAATACAGTCAGGCTGAGTATTCAGTATTGTTGACGGATATTGCCAAAGCCTATCAATCCTATATTTCTTTCGCCAAACAACAGTCATATGAGGATGCGTTGACCGCATTTTCTGAAGTACGTTTGTTGTGTGCGTTGAGGGAAGGCGATTTTGGTGTGAACGGTCTCAACAAGGCTATCGAAGATCGACTTTCAAATTATGGCGTAATTGATCGACTTGTAGAAACCGATGCAGGCGTAATGCAGTCAGATTGGTACATAGGTCGTCCAGTGATGGTGACGCGCAACGATCATGCTCTCGGGCTCTACAATGGCGATATAGGTGTTGTTATGACAGACGCTGAACATCGCTTGAGAGTGTACTTTGATAGCGCTGAAGGCCTGAAGGCAGTATTGCCGAGTCGTATGCCTGAGCATGAAACAGCGTATGCAATGACAGTTCACAAATCGCAAGGGTCTGAGTTTGACCATACCTATTTTGTTCTGCCTGATCGATTAAATCCTGTTTTGACGCGGGAGTTAGTGTATACCGGTGTCACCAGGGCTAAAACTAAGTTGACCATGATGTATGAACCGCAGGTGTTGAGTGATGCTGTGGCGCAGCGTGTTCAACGGTTCAGTGGGCTTCAGGAGAAGCTGAAATACTAA
- the recC gene encoding exodeoxyribonuclease V subunit gamma, producing the protein MFTVYHSNDVHVLKTLVVELMARQPLSGAFDKETILVQSPGMSQWLKLQIAEHFGIAANIDFPLPATFVWNIFKEVLDDVPKRSAFSKEQMTWRLLEIIPEFLTDPAFDALASYLKNDDRQVKLYQLSARIADIFDQYLMYRPQWINQWETGQLVDELKREDLWQATLWQALSEHTLASGASEYHRANLYDGCIAKLASGVCPSSIKQLKRIFIFGISALPPRYLQVLEALGQHIDVHFMLFNPCQFYWGDILDQKYLARIALKQRRDFYSGEQKATLKASAESYGEGAVGNSLLASWGKVGRDMQRLLSDQSASEVEAFVPPGQDSLLSLIKNDMLLLNDAYADSKNGHKRHVRADDDSISLNVCHSAMREVEALHDYLLDVFSNDPDIQPRDVVVMVSDIDAYSPYIHAVFSSQPDSQRIPFSISDLSSNHYHSIIQAYIWLLGVHQHRFSSTELLAFIQVPAVMKKFGIKEEDLDLIAHWIQDAGIRWGLDEETARSFDLPEMVQNTWLFGLERMLSGYALSETLGVVDEVLPYDQIQGLNAELAGKLAYLIQQLIQLRQQLMTCQQNEPDLDDDAHTEQNLLITKLSVPKWKELLERIRIGFFKASDEADQRQLQQIADAIGNWYSQLEETGLLAANESSEEGLALTSEVILEVMSEKLIQERISQRFLAGQLNFCTLMPMRSVPFKVVCLLGMDGNAYPRQQPPLGFDLMHGRFEYGDRSRRDDDRYLFLEAVLSAEKYLYLSYTGRSIRDNSERIPSILISELMDYCTEGFYLEGTEESNEEAQAEALLSYLTTEHSLTPYSTKAFHELPRHSYASQWYEIAKLGASDDTNVETDRFLSEALATFDFAGVLDLQELIQFWASPIRYFFHKRLKVHLLGSGDVIEEDERFTLDGLQKYQLKQQLADWALEQQDLDSQNIETVLDHFQAKGTLPAQGFGELELMESYQLVIQLTSYLGSLPVIDKDQAVEIDLAVELDSKIIHLEAWLPNFTGQSFIHYRVGQLRGKDVFSLWINHLASCSEGVSMPSSYVGVNAKKKEIEHLGFLPLEKCEAKHLLDELTSCWWQGMHSPLLFNIDWAQSYLSELEKPKSDEQSAKRVLEDVVLASFEEDEYLSRCWPEPSDQQVDELIELIERIYLPMSNRLVSFFEPQDGGEK; encoded by the coding sequence TTGTTTACCGTCTACCACTCTAATGATGTTCATGTCCTAAAAACGTTGGTGGTTGAGCTGATGGCTCGACAGCCTTTGTCTGGCGCGTTTGATAAAGAGACGATTCTGGTCCAAAGCCCTGGTATGTCTCAGTGGTTGAAACTGCAAATTGCTGAACACTTTGGTATTGCCGCGAATATTGATTTCCCGCTACCAGCGACTTTTGTGTGGAACATCTTTAAAGAGGTTCTGGATGATGTGCCGAAACGAAGTGCTTTCAGTAAGGAACAAATGACTTGGCGTCTTCTGGAAATTATCCCTGAATTTCTTACCGATCCGGCCTTTGATGCACTGGCCAGTTACCTTAAGAATGATGACCGACAGGTAAAGTTGTATCAGCTGTCTGCACGTATCGCTGATATCTTCGACCAATACCTGATGTATCGTCCTCAGTGGATTAATCAATGGGAAACAGGACAACTTGTTGATGAGTTGAAAAGAGAAGATCTCTGGCAAGCGACACTCTGGCAGGCTCTGTCTGAGCATACATTGGCCTCTGGTGCATCCGAATACCACCGTGCCAATCTCTATGACGGCTGTATTGCTAAGTTGGCTTCAGGTGTATGTCCTTCGTCGATTAAACAACTTAAGCGCATTTTTATTTTTGGAATTTCCGCGTTACCACCTAGATACCTCCAAGTGCTGGAAGCTTTAGGACAGCACATCGATGTTCACTTCATGTTGTTTAATCCGTGTCAGTTTTATTGGGGGGATATCCTTGATCAAAAATATCTGGCCCGTATTGCACTTAAACAACGTCGGGATTTTTATTCCGGTGAGCAAAAAGCGACCCTCAAAGCGAGTGCTGAGTCATACGGTGAAGGCGCTGTAGGAAATTCGTTATTGGCTTCCTGGGGAAAGGTTGGTCGTGATATGCAGCGCTTGTTATCGGATCAATCGGCATCAGAGGTAGAAGCTTTCGTTCCGCCTGGGCAGGATTCTCTTTTATCCCTCATTAAGAACGACATGTTGTTGCTTAATGATGCGTATGCAGATAGCAAAAATGGACATAAGCGTCATGTTCGGGCTGACGATGATTCGATTTCATTGAACGTTTGTCATAGCGCTATGCGAGAGGTGGAAGCGTTACACGATTATCTTTTGGATGTGTTTTCTAACGACCCGGATATCCAACCTCGTGATGTGGTTGTGATGGTGTCGGACATTGATGCTTACAGCCCCTACATTCATGCAGTATTTTCTTCACAACCTGATTCACAGCGAATTCCGTTTTCTATTTCAGATTTAAGCTCCAACCATTATCACTCAATTATTCAGGCGTATATCTGGTTGTTAGGTGTTCATCAACACCGATTCTCCAGTACCGAGTTACTGGCGTTTATCCAGGTGCCTGCGGTGATGAAAAAGTTTGGTATAAAAGAAGAGGATCTGGATTTAATTGCTCATTGGATTCAGGATGCGGGAATTCGTTGGGGTTTAGATGAAGAAACTGCTCGTTCCTTCGACTTGCCGGAAATGGTTCAAAATACTTGGTTGTTTGGTCTTGAACGTATGCTTTCCGGTTATGCATTGTCTGAAACTCTAGGTGTGGTGGATGAAGTACTGCCATATGACCAGATTCAGGGGTTAAATGCCGAATTAGCCGGTAAGTTGGCGTATTTGATTCAACAGTTGATTCAGCTTCGGCAGCAACTGATGACGTGCCAGCAGAATGAACCCGATTTGGACGATGATGCTCATACTGAGCAAAATCTTCTCATCACCAAACTGTCTGTTCCTAAATGGAAGGAATTATTAGAACGTATTCGGATAGGCTTCTTTAAAGCGAGTGATGAGGCCGATCAACGACAGCTTCAACAAATTGCTGACGCCATAGGCAATTGGTATAGCCAGCTTGAAGAAACCGGCCTGTTAGCTGCTAATGAATCGTCAGAGGAGGGGCTTGCTCTTACTTCTGAAGTGATTCTGGAAGTGATGTCCGAGAAGTTGATCCAAGAGCGCATCAGCCAACGTTTCTTGGCTGGGCAGTTAAACTTCTGTACCTTGATGCCAATGCGTTCTGTGCCGTTTAAGGTGGTCTGTTTGTTGGGCATGGATGGTAACGCCTATCCTAGGCAGCAGCCACCACTTGGCTTTGACCTTATGCATGGCCGATTTGAATACGGTGATCGGTCAAGGCGTGATGACGACCGCTATTTATTCCTTGAGGCGGTGCTCTCAGCGGAGAAATATCTCTACCTTAGTTATACAGGCCGTTCCATACGTGATAATTCAGAACGAATTCCGTCCATTTTGATTTCTGAGTTGATGGACTATTGTACCGAAGGGTTTTATCTCGAAGGTACAGAGGAATCTAATGAAGAGGCGCAGGCAGAGGCACTGCTCTCGTATTTAACGACAGAGCATTCCCTTACTCCATACAGTACAAAAGCCTTCCATGAGCTGCCTCGGCATAGTTACGCCTCTCAATGGTACGAAATTGCAAAACTAGGGGCCTCTGACGATACCAATGTAGAAACAGACCGCTTCTTGTCGGAAGCCTTGGCAACCTTTGATTTTGCAGGTGTTTTAGATCTTCAAGAGCTGATTCAATTCTGGGCATCCCCAATACGTTACTTCTTCCATAAGCGTTTAAAGGTGCATTTGTTAGGCTCGGGAGATGTGATAGAAGAGGATGAACGCTTTACCTTAGATGGGCTTCAAAAGTATCAGCTCAAGCAGCAATTGGCAGATTGGGCCCTTGAACAGCAGGACTTGGATTCGCAAAATATCGAGACGGTGCTGGATCATTTCCAAGCCAAAGGCACTTTACCCGCACAAGGGTTTGGTGAATTGGAACTCATGGAAAGCTATCAGTTGGTCATCCAGTTAACCTCCTATCTAGGAAGCTTGCCTGTCATTGATAAAGACCAGGCGGTGGAGATCGATTTAGCGGTGGAGCTTGATTCTAAAATCATTCATCTTGAAGCCTGGCTACCAAACTTTACGGGCCAATCTTTCATCCATTACCGAGTTGGTCAATTGCGAGGAAAGGATGTCTTTTCATTATGGATCAATCATTTAGCTTCATGTTCTGAAGGCGTTTCTATGCCGTCGAGCTATGTCGGTGTGAATGCCAAAAAGAAAGAAATTGAGCACTTAGGCTTTTTGCCGCTTGAGAAGTGTGAGGCTAAACATTTGCTTGATGAATTAACTTCCTGTTGGTGGCAAGGAATGCATTCTCCGTTGTTGTTCAATATCGATTGGGCTCAAAGTTACCTGAGCGAACTTGAGAAACCTAAGTCCGACGAACAATCCGCCAAGCGGGTTCTGGAAGACGTCGTACTGGCCAGTTTTGAAGAAGATGAATATTTGAGTCGATGTTGGCCGGAGCCATCAGATCAGCAAGTGGACGAACTCATTGAATTGATCGAGCGAATTTATCTGCCTATGTCAAACAGACTGGTTTCATTCTTTGAACCTCAGGATGGAGGTGAGAAGTAG
- a CDS encoding GIY-YIG nuclease family protein: MWYVYIVKCSDASLYTGITTDLERRVMEHNESSKGAKYTRARRPVHLVHHERFDNKSLASKREYEIKQLPRSAKLRLLLCD, from the coding sequence ATGTGGTACGTGTATATTGTGAAATGCAGTGATGCCAGTCTTTATACTGGCATTACGACTGACCTTGAGCGCCGGGTTATGGAGCACAATGAATCCTCAAAAGGAGCGAAATACACCAGGGCAAGGCGGCCTGTTCACTTGGTGCATCACGAACGCTTTGATAACAAGTCCTTGGCATCCAAACGTGAATACGAGATTAAACAATTGCCCAGATCAGCAAAGTTACGTCTTTTATTGTGCGATTAA
- the recB gene encoding exodeoxyribonuclease V subunit beta, producing the protein MAKSLNPISFPLYGERLIEASAGTGKTYTITGLYLRLLLGHGIRLEQSANSLQDFEQNSESEQTAFPRKLLVDEILVVTFTEAATQELKDRIRVRIKEARKAFEAYLEQQALPSDPALKELVEGISDTRDAIETLRYAERQMDEAAIFTIHGFCMRMLQQHAFESGSLFNAKMCEDDRELKFQAVKDFWRQQFYPLPTALVQVVLECWASPEALLSETGYLLSDTSLNFYNDYSIEDIESAHASYVAAIDEFKAKLRSGIADLHSAIISDVQNKQLDGRSFSKNNVAKWATAVERWATQETKGYVFPKELEHFGQAKLESKAKGELTVDWSLAETIQNFVDQPPELKPALKQHAIKICRTIYKKHKSQLGLLTFDDQISTMANALADGKSGAAFAQKLRTQYPVAMVDEFQDTDQSQYQIFSHIYGRENQQSNDHQRETSTDKQEAYTGLFMIGDPKQAIYAFRGGDIFTYMKARKKVIDQYTLGINWRSSASMVTAVNQLFSSAASPFMYDQDIPFDAVDPSPKAHSMTWTIAGEPQSALRLWQPDTSELIAKDSDYLQLMTEATANEVARLLTLSDQGHLQLISSKSTSSLEPSKIAILVRNFGQAQRIRSALAERGIASVYSSDRSSVFEQLEAKVLLRVLKAALMPESESLVKAAIGSDLFGWNLGQLNRLNEDELAWEQMVLHFRRFHKTWSTQGVLPAFHALMAELEIAVYLRKQVNGERRLTDLLHLCELLQNQSRSVESQYALVTWLEERIQQPNQNAQEQQLRLESEANLVKVVTYHKSKGLEYDVVFAPYVSYFWPNRHNGVSVTHDKDGNSVVDVTEQRQAEAAQERIAEDVRLLYVTLTRSVYACYLGLPGLMPGTKTKPDPKVCPKYMSDTGLGWLIGQGKAVSPDDLDASIQRWLEANNQLTETPVVSLSQPNIDYCDYVAPKQTLPELHLQKFSGQLDYNWWVTSYSRLVSESHSARELPVQGGADDHRQEQSSGTYDASVETKGEDAVILASDLTSFEVVERSGEGVDGRQPPEGVSKELLYDIHHFPKGAEAGTFLHLLFEDIEYQTCREDVTVTEIHDLLMKSPLSQQLIEQELPNYRLIGKSESEVETLKNQVIDRWVTVLHRMMINVLTHPLVQSSAQEVGSKDLPMLSETAPEQRLVEMEFLLPLAELDCRQVNAIIQQDPLTAKAAHGLSFPQVQGMLKGFIDLTFEYQGKFYVLDWKSNYLGEDASYYTQDAMKEAMLDHRYDFQYQLYTLALHRYLKSRLPGYDYDSHIGGAYYIFLRGVDASPQDPSAVRDLSTNGIFFTKPDRAMIEALDDLFAGAGFDSAQKVEATEPDDNQSETLSTFGDQGELF; encoded by the coding sequence GTGGCTAAGTCTTTGAACCCTATAAGCTTTCCATTGTATGGCGAGCGATTGATTGAAGCCTCAGCCGGTACAGGTAAGACGTATACTATCACTGGCTTGTATCTGAGGCTTTTGCTTGGGCATGGTATACGCCTGGAACAGAGTGCAAACTCGCTACAAGACTTTGAACAAAATAGCGAATCGGAACAGACCGCATTTCCGAGAAAACTGCTTGTTGATGAAATCCTGGTGGTGACCTTTACCGAAGCTGCGACTCAAGAGTTAAAGGATCGTATTCGAGTTCGAATTAAAGAGGCAAGAAAAGCCTTTGAAGCTTATCTTGAGCAACAGGCTTTACCGAGTGATCCTGCATTAAAAGAACTTGTAGAGGGGATCTCCGATACCAGAGATGCCATCGAAACGTTACGTTACGCCGAGCGTCAGATGGATGAAGCGGCGATCTTTACCATTCATGGTTTTTGTATGCGGATGTTGCAGCAACATGCCTTTGAATCCGGCAGTTTGTTCAACGCTAAAATGTGTGAAGATGACCGCGAATTGAAATTTCAGGCGGTGAAAGACTTTTGGCGCCAGCAGTTTTATCCATTACCAACGGCCTTGGTTCAGGTAGTACTTGAGTGCTGGGCTTCTCCCGAAGCGCTTTTAAGTGAAACCGGGTATTTGCTGTCTGATACTTCACTGAATTTCTATAACGATTACTCCATCGAAGATATAGAATCGGCCCATGCTTCTTATGTTGCTGCCATTGATGAGTTCAAAGCCAAACTTAGATCAGGCATTGCAGATTTACATTCAGCCATCATATCTGACGTTCAGAACAAGCAATTGGATGGTCGTTCATTTTCAAAGAACAATGTAGCAAAGTGGGCAACGGCGGTTGAGCGTTGGGCGACACAAGAAACCAAAGGCTATGTGTTCCCTAAAGAGTTAGAACATTTTGGTCAGGCTAAATTAGAGAGCAAAGCGAAAGGCGAGCTAACGGTTGACTGGTCTCTGGCAGAAACGATTCAGAATTTTGTGGATCAACCTCCTGAGCTAAAGCCGGCTCTTAAACAGCATGCCATTAAGATTTGCCGCACGATTTATAAGAAACATAAGTCGCAGCTCGGTTTGCTCACTTTTGATGATCAGATAAGTACCATGGCAAATGCACTTGCGGATGGTAAGTCTGGTGCAGCCTTTGCTCAGAAATTACGAACTCAGTATCCCGTTGCAATGGTGGATGAATTTCAGGATACCGATCAAAGCCAATATCAGATTTTTTCTCATATCTATGGTCGCGAAAATCAGCAAAGTAACGATCATCAAAGAGAGACAAGTACAGATAAGCAAGAAGCTTATACCGGGTTGTTCATGATTGGTGATCCTAAACAGGCCATCTATGCCTTTCGTGGAGGGGATATTTTCACCTACATGAAGGCGCGTAAGAAGGTGATAGATCAGTACACCTTGGGCATCAACTGGCGATCGTCTGCATCGATGGTAACAGCTGTTAATCAGCTGTTTTCTTCTGCTGCGTCTCCATTCATGTATGACCAGGACATTCCCTTTGATGCGGTGGACCCAAGTCCAAAAGCACACAGCATGACCTGGACCATTGCAGGGGAACCTCAATCAGCACTTCGTTTATGGCAGCCGGATACCAGCGAGCTCATTGCTAAAGATTCGGATTATCTTCAGCTGATGACTGAAGCAACTGCAAATGAGGTGGCCAGATTATTAACCTTGTCTGATCAAGGGCATTTGCAACTCATATCATCCAAAAGTACATCATCACTAGAGCCTTCGAAAATCGCGATTTTGGTTCGAAATTTTGGACAAGCACAGCGAATCAGAAGCGCATTAGCCGAGCGGGGGATTGCCAGTGTCTATTCCTCGGATCGTAGCAGTGTCTTTGAGCAGTTAGAGGCAAAAGTACTGTTACGTGTGTTGAAAGCGGCGTTGATGCCTGAAAGTGAAAGCTTGGTGAAGGCGGCCATTGGCAGCGACTTATTCGGCTGGAATCTTGGTCAGCTGAATCGTCTCAATGAAGATGAACTGGCCTGGGAACAGATGGTGTTGCACTTTCGCCGTTTCCATAAAACCTGGTCAACTCAAGGTGTGTTACCGGCATTTCATGCGTTGATGGCTGAACTGGAAATTGCTGTTTACCTTCGCAAACAGGTTAATGGTGAGCGTCGTTTAACGGATTTACTGCATTTATGCGAGCTTCTTCAGAATCAGAGCCGTTCCGTTGAAAGTCAGTATGCTTTGGTGACCTGGCTGGAAGAACGCATTCAGCAACCGAATCAAAACGCTCAGGAACAACAACTTCGTTTGGAATCGGAAGCCAATCTGGTCAAAGTCGTCACCTATCATAAATCCAAAGGCTTGGAGTATGACGTGGTCTTTGCTCCTTACGTCAGTTACTTCTGGCCGAATCGTCACAACGGTGTGTCAGTGACTCATGACAAAGACGGCAATTCGGTGGTGGATGTCACGGAACAACGCCAGGCAGAAGCGGCTCAGGAACGCATCGCTGAGGATGTTCGGCTGCTGTATGTGACGCTGACCCGTTCAGTGTATGCCTGTTATCTTGGCTTGCCTGGTTTAATGCCAGGTACTAAGACGAAACCTGATCCGAAAGTCTGTCCGAAATACATGTCTGATACCGGGTTAGGGTGGTTAATCGGACAAGGTAAGGCGGTTAGCCCGGATGATCTTGATGCTTCTATCCAGCGATGGTTAGAAGCAAACAATCAACTGACAGAAACGCCGGTTGTGAGTTTGTCTCAACCGAATATAGATTACTGTGATTACGTGGCACCAAAACAAACCTTGCCTGAGCTGCATTTGCAGAAATTTTCAGGACAATTGGATTACAACTGGTGGGTAACCAGCTATTCCCGATTGGTGTCTGAATCTCATAGTGCTCGTGAATTACCGGTTCAGGGGGGGGCTGATGACCATAGACAGGAGCAATCTTCCGGGACTTACGATGCATCAGTAGAAACCAAAGGTGAGGATGCAGTCATCCTTGCCTCTGATTTGACTTCATTTGAGGTGGTAGAAAGAAGCGGTGAAGGTGTTGACGGTCGTCAGCCGCCTGAAGGTGTCTCAAAAGAACTCTTATACGATATCCATCATTTTCCTAAGGGGGCAGAAGCAGGCACCTTCCTCCATTTGTTGTTTGAAGATATTGAGTATCAAACTTGTCGGGAAGACGTAACCGTTACCGAGATTCATGATCTTTTGATGAAGTCTCCTTTGTCTCAACAACTGATCGAACAGGAGCTACCCAATTATCGTCTTATCGGTAAATCTGAATCCGAAGTAGAGACATTAAAGAATCAAGTCATTGATCGATGGGTAACTGTATTGCATCGGATGATGATTAATGTCCTAACTCATCCATTGGTTCAATCGTCTGCTCAGGAAGTCGGCAGCAAGGATTTGCCAATGCTTTCGGAGACTGCTCCTGAACAGCGATTGGTTGAAATGGAGTTTTTACTTCCTTTGGCTGAATTGGATTGTCGTCAGGTGAATGCCATCATTCAGCAAGATCCTCTCACAGCTAAAGCGGCTCATGGTTTGAGTTTTCCGCAAGTTCAAGGGATGTTAAAAGGCTTCATTGACTTAACCTTTGAGTACCAAGGTAAGTTTTATGTGTTGGACTGGAAATCAAATTACCTGGGTGAAGACGCCAGTTATTACACTCAGGACGCAATGAAAGAAGCCATGCTGGATCACAGATACGATTTTCAATACCAGCTATACACCTTGGCCTTACATCGTTACTTGAAATCCCGTTTGCCTGGCTATGATTACGATAGTCACATTGGTGGAGCCTATTACATTTTCTTACGTGGCGTGGACGCAAGTCCTCAAGATCCATCGGCTGTTAGAGATTTGAGTACTAATGGCATTTTCTTTACCAAGCCGGATAGAGCCATGATTGAAGCGCTTGATGACTTGTTCGCAGGAGCTGGCTTCGATTCTGCTCAGAAAGTTGAAGCTACCGAACCAGATGATAATCAATCAGAGACACTCTCAACGTTTGGTGACCAAGGGGAGTTGTTCTGA
- a CDS encoding nucleoid-associated protein gives MSLKHCIIHGIQRPVPGADIQTFINEREEATEGPVASLFEQYRQGFQRSALKQFGHFNSEVMSVLPGLARDFHEGKSSFIKMTQTLMSQMKESLEKFEDAFNAKILFAVDDLMEQDQFYIFWINHVEALQINNSNEIQYIDYVDPAKVTFAFKIKIEQWLEESSNQYLTILGSRGNPELNEVMEEFAGFAKGLDKVEQTEEFLSIVEAFAEAMPDEQEARDYRSQVMDYCLEQDKTGMPVNVNELSFHVDQKEPTRFAQFAQERQSTPTEEIHTDRARLKRYVRFSGRDKNLTISFSSDRFGEGIVYDSVNDTLIIKEIPKSLKQQLVKHQLKGSGE, from the coding sequence ATGAGCTTAAAGCATTGCATCATTCACGGTATTCAACGACCCGTTCCTGGCGCAGACATCCAAACATTCATAAATGAACGTGAAGAAGCAACCGAAGGCCCTGTCGCCTCTTTATTCGAACAATACAGACAAGGTTTCCAGCGCAGTGCATTAAAACAGTTCGGTCACTTCAACTCCGAAGTCATGTCTGTTCTTCCCGGGTTAGCTCGTGATTTTCATGAAGGAAAATCTTCTTTCATTAAAATGACTCAAACATTGATGTCACAAATGAAAGAAAGCCTTGAGAAATTCGAAGACGCATTTAACGCAAAGATTCTGTTTGCGGTTGATGACTTGATGGAACAAGATCAGTTCTATATTTTTTGGATCAACCATGTTGAAGCACTTCAAATCAACAACAGCAACGAAATTCAATATATCGATTACGTTGATCCGGCCAAAGTCACCTTTGCATTCAAAATCAAAATTGAGCAATGGCTGGAAGAAAGCTCAAACCAATATTTAACGATTCTGGGCAGCCGTGGCAATCCGGAACTGAATGAAGTCATGGAAGAGTTTGCGGGCTTCGCCAAAGGATTAGACAAAGTAGAACAAACAGAAGAGTTCCTAAGTATCGTTGAAGCTTTTGCAGAGGCAATGCCTGACGAACAGGAAGCCAGAGACTATCGATCCCAGGTTATGGATTATTGTCTTGAACAAGACAAAACCGGAATGCCAGTTAACGTAAATGAACTGTCGTTCCATGTCGACCAGAAAGAACCTACGCGTTTTGCCCAATTCGCCCAAGAAAGACAAAGCACACCAACAGAAGAAATTCATACAGACCGCGCTCGCCTCAAGCGCTATGTACGCTTCTCAGGCAGAGACAAAAACCTGACGATCAGTTTCTCATCAGATCGGTTTGGGGAAGGCATTGTCTACGATTCGGTAAACGATACGCTGATCATCAAAGAGATTCCGAAATCTCTTAAACAACAATTAGTGAAGCATCAGCTTAAAGGCTCTGGGGAATAA